A genomic stretch from Candidatus Nitrososphaera gargensis Ga9.2 includes:
- a CDS encoding antitoxin VapB family protein, producing the protein MAKPVMLSDEAYKALKAEKREGESFSDVILRKFQKGNAGAILAYYKKRGPNYDLANAVEEASRKLRKNFKTRKVVDL; encoded by the coding sequence ATGGCAAAACCTGTAATGTTATCTGACGAGGCGTATAAGGCACTCAAGGCCGAAAAGAGGGAAGGAGAATCGTTCTCTGACGTGATACTGCGCAAATTCCAAAAGGGAAACGCTGGTGCGATTCTTGCCTATTACAAGAAAAGAGGCCCCAACTATGATCTGGCCAACGCAGTCGAAGAAGCAAGCAGAAAGCTACGTAAGAATTTCAAAACCAGAAAGG